DNA sequence from the Euwallacea fornicatus isolate EFF26 chromosome 2, ASM4011564v1, whole genome shotgun sequence genome:
AGAGTAGTGCAAAGTTTCAAGCCAGTTTCTGATCACAAAAACAATGTAAgattattaattaactatATAAAacattgcaaataattttttttttcagattgaATATATGGAAAGGAAGAAAATGGAAGGTAAAAAAGCTCGTGACGACAAGGATGCTGTCCTTGAAATGTTGTTTCATGCTTTTGAAAAGCATCAGTATTACAATATCAAAGATTTGGTGAAAATAACCAAGCAGCCAATAActtatttaaaggaaattttaaaagaagtttGCAACTACAACTTGAAGAATCCTCATAAAAATATGTGGGAACTTAAGCCTGAATATAGACATTATAAACAGACAGAAGAAGATGCCAAAAAGGCTGACactgatgatgatgatgatgatgatgattaaCTTatcaatttgttattattgctTCCATTTTAATGTTTCCAACTAGTTCATGGTTATtattctgtaaatatgaaCATTCTATTAAGACAAAGTGATaatattgaacaaaaattgttttattgacaTAACAAACTtatatttagcaaaattaccttttatttAACCATTCTGAGTATAGTTACTTAAAACCCTTTGAACTTTCCTGGAATGCCTGCTTCTAGATTCACTCAAAGCTTTCTCTAATTCATTCGCAATGTGTAGCAGATTTGTAATATCAGTTTGGAGTAACTTATGTTCAATATGAGCTTCTGCCCCTTGCTCAGTTTTTAATGTGAGGTCCATAGCAATCAGCGGAGTCACTTGCTCAAGAAGAGCTCTTGAGCCCAACTTAAATATTATGTGTTAATTCAATTACATTTCCATAAAAAGGAATGCATACTTGTACTTCTAGCCGCCACTGTAAATCATCATAATGTGGCTCAGATAAACCCCTActctttaatttcaaaaccTCACTTTTATTCTTTTCATAAAACTGGATTAATATTGGAGTTAACTCTTCAGAAAAACCTAAAGTGAGGAGGGAGTCTCTAAAGTCTGCTTCACTTAACTAGGAtttgaaaactgtaaaaataaGCAAATCTTACATAATCATATTAAACAAACCTGATGCTTATAGGCCACTAACAACAAATTTACTAAGCCATACACACAGTTCAGTATGGCATCAGGAGTTACATTTAATTTCGAAGCTGCTGTATTGTATAATTTAGGGCTGGGACCTTTTTGAATGTAGTCGACagttaatttgcaaaaatctgCAACAACTTAAGGCAAAACAAGTATAGggaaatgtaggaaaacaagATTAAATAGGTACCTTGTTCCGGTTGAGAGAGGAGCAATTTTAAATGGTCTCTGTGGTCATTTCTCAAGGAAATCAACATTCTTTTAGCAGACTTGAAGCGCAACTTTcaagagtttttaaaaattctttttatacTATTTGTATTAAgggattaattaataattaaaaaatataaaaattgtaaagataAACAATGACAAATAATGTAACCtatcatttataatttttcagtaTTCGATTTCTATCTAAGGAGGAAAGGATCACATTCAGAAGTATGTCTAACTTTGTTTAGGTTGTGATGATCGAGAAAGTAACTGACCTCTTATGAGTTTGGCTAAAATATCAACTTCTTTTTCAACGTATTTACTAGAAAAAGATCGC
Encoded proteins:
- the LOC136348595 gene encoding COMM domain-containing protein 2; the protein is MLISLRNDHRDHLKLLLSQPEQVVADFCKLTVDYIQKGPSPKLYNTAASKLNVTPDAILNCVYGLVNLLLVAYKHQLSEADFRDSLLTLGFSEELTPILIQFYEKNKSEVLKLKSRGLSEPHYDDLQWRLEVQLGSRALLEQVTPLIAMDLTLKTEQGAEAHIEHKLLQTDITNLLHIANELEKALSESRSRHSRKVQRVLSNYTQNG